A window of the Vicia villosa cultivar HV-30 ecotype Madison, WI unplaced genomic scaffold, Vvil1.0 ctg.002328F_1_1, whole genome shotgun sequence genome harbors these coding sequences:
- the LOC131638580 gene encoding putative disease resistance RPP13-like protein 1: protein MAAIGTAFLSAIVQTLVDKLASKEFLDYVTNTKLDASLMKKLRVTLLILQPVLEVAEEKQINTPSVKEWLESLKDAVYGAEDLLNQITYDSLRCKMENTQAASKTNQVWNILSSPFKNIYGEINSQLKDMCEILKLFAQHKDIISLQTKSVIVSHRTSTSRIFNESVMVGRKDDQEKVMNMLLAESNTNMGVVAIVGMGGIGKTTLAQLVYNDEKVQQHFDCRAWACVSEDFNILRVTKTLLESVTKTPWETNNLDLLRVELQKNLRDKRFFIVLDDLCNDKYSDWDELVSPLYSGKIGSRVIITTRNKRVAAAGTTFPIFKLDLLSDEDSWCLLSKHAFGGGNFCETTIPNFEAVGREIARKCGGLPIDVKRVGRLLRSKVDIEEWVDVLNSDIWNLPMA, encoded by the coding sequence ATGGCTGCAATAGGAACTGCTTTCCTCTCTGCAATTGTTCAAACCTTAGTTGACAAACTTGCTTCCAAAGAGTTTCTTGATTACGTCACAAACACCAAACTCGATGCCTCACTCATGAAAAAATTAAGAGTAACACTACTCATTCTTCAACCTGTGCTAGAGGTTGCAGAGGAGAAGCAGATCAACACTCCTTCTGTCAAAGAATGGCTTGAGAGCTTGAAAGATGCTGTCTACGGTGCTGAAGATTTGCTCAACCAAATAACCTATGATTCCCTTCGATGCAAGATGGAGAACACACAAGCTGCAAGCAAAACTAATCAGGTGTGGAACATCCTTTCTTCTCCTTTTAAAAATATCTATGGTGAGATCAATTCACAATTAAAAGACATGTGTGAAATCCTGAAACTGTTTGCACAACACAAAGATATTATTAGTTTGCAAACTAAAAGTGTCATAGTTTCTCATAGAACATCTACAAGTCGTATATTCAATGAATCTGTCATGGTTGGTAGAAAAGATGACCAAGAGAAAGTAATGAACATGTTGCTAGCAGAAAGCAATACTAATATGGGGGTAGTTGCAATTGTAGGCATGGGAGGTATTGGAAAAACAACACTTGCACAACTTGTTTACAATGATGAAAAAGTTCAACAACACTTTGATTGCAGAGCATGGGCCTGTGTATCAGAGGACTTCAATATCCTTAGAGTAACCAAAACTCTCCTTGAATCAGTCACTAAAACACCATGGGAAACCAATAATCTTGACTTACTTCGAGTTGAGTTACAGAAAAATTTAAGGGACAAGAGGTTTTTTATTGTGTTAGATGACTTATGTAATGACAAATATTCTGATTGGGATGAACTTGTATCTCCATTGTATAGTGGAAAAATTGGAAGCAGAGTGATCATCACAACACGCAACAAAAGAGTGGCAGCTGCTGGAACCACATTTCCTATTTTTAAGTTAGATCTTCTATCAGATGAAGATAGTTGGTGTTTACTTTCCAAACATGCATTTGGAGGTGGAAACTTTTGTGAAACTACAATCCCAAACTTTGAAGCAGTTGGCAGAGAGATTGCAAGAAAGTGTGGAGGATTACCAATAGATGTGAAAAGAGTTGGAAGACTATTGCGTTCAAAAGTAGATATTGAAGAGTGGGTTGATGTTTTGAATAGTGACATATGGAACTTACCAATGGCCTAA